Below is a genomic region from Prunus persica cultivar Lovell chromosome G3, Prunus_persica_NCBIv2, whole genome shotgun sequence.
AAATTACCCCGAATATGTTGATATGTGGAGGAAGCTTGATATGGTTCAAATGGTGAGTTGGTTAACTCGAATGATTTTTGGGATTGGTTGATAACGAATCACGGGGGGAACACGAACACCCTTGTTTTATGAAGCTTCAAACCAACTTCTATGGATATTACTTGGGCTGGACTTTTTCAAAAGGGGCTTTTTCACTGCATAAGCCTTAGGCCTCGCCAATACCCATTCCCTCTTTCCATCAACTTCTAGCAAAAGCGTCTTCTCTTAAGCCCTTAAACCCTAAAAGCCTCTGAAACGCAACAACTCCATGGCACGGCTAATCAGACCCTTAAGaaaatgcattctttctcctctgtcttcttcttcttcttccaaaatcCTAGCTCAGCAAATACCCACTTTGCATTTTGCACATGAAGAACAAGTCTCCCTCTTAAACCCCAagctcctcccaccacaaTGCCTTAGAACTTACATCTCTGAAATGCGCAAATCGGCCTTCGAAGGCCACGTTCTCAGACTGTTACGCAATGAAATACAATATGAACTCGATCGCTCTACTCCTAATCAGGTGCCCACTTAATCCACTCCCCCTCTCTCttgtttttccctttaaattttaaaactttcaATTTATGATGAGAAAATGGGTTAGGCTTTGTTTGGTTACTGAGAAATTGAGGGAAAGGGGAAAGAATTTGGAAATGTATATGAGCCTTAGGGTTTGTTTCGAGAATGGGGTTGttggggattttttttttcttttgactttCGAGGGGGAGTTGTTCAGAAAAATGACATATTATTAAAAAGTctatatctttttctttcgaaTGGGTTTCTAGATAATGAAAGGTGCATTGGAGTCCATTTGATTGGGTTCTAGTAAAATCTTATGCAACCTAATAAGAAGTATTTCATTGTTTAAGATCCATCTGTAAACAAGCTAACTTGTGTGCCTGACATACTTTTTGGCCTGCCTATGAATTGCAATCTTCAAGGCTAGGTAATAGGTTGTATGCACGATGTTCTCGTCCCTTCCTGAGTTGTCTCAGCCATCTGTCATAGGATTAAAACCGTATTAAGTCATCGTCAGTGGTTAGTTTTTTGCGTTAAAAGTGCTTTTATATAATCTCTAGAAAACCTTTCCGTAGAAAAAGCTTTCCTTAATGAATAGGGAGTTAATTGATTTTCGGGTTGTAATGAtgaattccttttttttcttttcagccAGTCACAAAATTCAAATCATTTACAGTTAACGACCGTCCTGGTGAGCAATGGATAAGCTTGAGGAGAAAATTTGAAGAGAATGAAGACATAAAGATTGAAGCCACCATGTTTGATGGAGCTGTTCCTGCTCCAAAATCTAGTGGCCTTGGCAAAGAAGTGCAGCTTCACATTACCATGATTGTCAATATCTCCAAGAAGGAAGGTGGTAATGTGTTGGAGATTATGTGCTCAGTTTGGCCAGATACTATAGAGATCAACAAGCTATTCGTCCGAGAGCCTGATAACATGCCAGCTCAGGCTTATGTGGGTCCTGAGTTCAAGTATGATGATATATCTTATTATACTAGTTCTTATTAATAACTTTAGTAACATAAATGTGTTAGAGATTTAGCAAAATTGTTTATTCATTCAGCTGAATTTTGTAgaactcttttcttctttttgtttttttccttttctcctgccatttgtttttctctgtGCATGTTGCGTTGTGGTTTTTTCCTTTGGtgtgttattttctttaaattctGTATCTGCAGAGCCTGAATGGTGATTTATGCTTTGGTCTAATAATATTGCTTCTGCCTTTATGGTagtattgatttgtttttgtggttGGTTGTGCACAGGGAACTTGATGATGAGTTGCAAGACGCACTTTATGAATTCTCGGAAGCAAGGGGTATAAATGATGATCTTGCTGTTTTCTTGCATGAATACATGAAGAACAAAGATAAAACTGAGTTCATTAGATGGATGGGAACTGTGAAATCAGTTATTGAAAAGAAGTAGAGTGATTGGTTGTGCAACATTTTGGATGAACTTGATTTATCAATCCTATTTGTGTTGGGTAATGAAATTTCAACCTGGTTGCAATTGCACATGATCTTGTCCACTTGTATTTAACTGAGGGGAAGAAACTAGCACGATTATGTAAGTGGTCCTCTAATGTATTAAAATGGTTATTTGGAATCTCATTGTTGTTTTTAACTTTCcatctttgattttttaaattatgcaGCTTTTCATTTGAACTCTTTAGGCAAGTTGTTGCATTGGGCCATCCAAAGGAATAAAACAGCCCTCTAGTGGTGGCACATGCATCTAtatgggttcttgaaaatgtcttcttcttctattttttcagTCACCACGAGGATCCATTCTTACATTGTAACCTAAACTTTCACCTGTTAACCAAGCCAAAGTGCAGTGATTGTTCTGTCAATAAGTATAGCTGAAAAGATATATAAAGCTTTACTTGTGGATCTGTAGAGTGAGTTTGTTCACCATTGTTTTTCTGTCCTACCAAGTTTTGGGTAGATTTACTCAATCCAAGTACTAGGTTTTTGTTATGTGACTTTCCAGCAGTTTCATATCCAGTGGGAGATTATTgctattcaaaattttctgccTCAACTAGAGAGCAGCTCACATCATTATGACAACAATACTTGCTGCTGGTTATGCATTGAGATTAACGGgttaatttatgcatattgcATATGGCTGGTGCTCTGCCGGTTGTTTTATGATAAGATTTCTGAAGCAAAATATCTAGCCTTACCAGTTCATGGTACAGTGATTTGATTTTGTCATGACAGattttgctattttctctGATCTTGTTGGGAGCTGCCCTTGTTGGTTGAAATGGAAATCTTTTAAGTGGAAAAATTACATTTTCTCTCAAGTTTTGTTCTACGTCTGGTGGTTCTGTCATTGTATTTATCCACTGAATCAATTACTTAATACATTACGTAGCTTttggtttctcttttttcagTCCTACACACTGGCTTTTGCCATATTTTGTTTCTCAGACTTTGGTTTCAGTTCAGGTATCAGGTTAGAAATGTGCATCTGCCCTGAAAAAAAGACCTctattgaatttttgttgtagCTCCATAAAATTTGAACGCTCACTTTGAGATAATATTTGATCTCGGAAAGTGAACGAGTTGTTGCAGGTCGTAATCTGGTTTAAGACTACTTTTGGTGGTGTGTAGATGGTTATGCTCCTTGGATTATGCTGCTTGCTGAAGGTGTGTGGCCAGAATTGCATTCTCATTGAATGTCTGCATCCACTTTTACCAGTTCTGTTAACAAACATCAATGTAATGTCTTCATCCATTCCCCTtgcttttttagttttaaccaTATATTCTCCTTTTCCGGCTGATTGAGATAGGCAACTCAAGTTCATGGAGTAATGTTTGTTTCTAGCTTCATAGTCTAAACTAAATTGCAATCAAGCTGAAATTATCAAGGTCTTGATATGTTGGTGTGTTCAACTAGTGGTCCTAGCTTTATTGAAAGATGCTCTATAGTACTATCTAGTCTGGTGAACTTCACATTCCACTACAATTGCTTTGTCGTTGCTAGACAGCCATGTTGATGGTGTATATTTGGTCAAACCCGGGATAAGATGAAAGTCTTATCTCTTTGGCTTGATTGAGCAATATGCATGAGTTCTAACCTTATGTCATGTTATTTTGGGTATCTTGGCTGGTCTACATCGTACTTTGCAACCCCTAGATCCTGAATTGGATCTAGACTATAATTCGAACTTCCTAGTAGGAGCCCTTTTTCTTAACCAGAACGACGATGGCACTGATTATGACACTTCTAGGCACAGGCACTAAACCAAAATCGACGAATAtaatgcttcaagaaaataataaaagaacaattctttaattgagtggtcaaatggatttgaattcaagtgatttttgaTGGAGggaatttttgaatttatacctaaaaaatagatggttcggatattgaaatacaatgcgaAGTGAGCCCCACAAGTCTGTGCCTCGTAGATATATATTATGCTCACATAATTGGTTTTACAAATTTGAAAGGAAACGAGAATTCAACTTTTATGGTCCACTTAGAACAGTCCCGATCttttggactacaggggttcAAGAGTTTTGTGGTCACTTAccattggatgtaaattcaacggttcactcactcttgcacttcttttaagaaatttttttaaaccgTTGGATGTTACATcaaacggtgggtgaccacggtctcttggacccctgtggtccaagagatcagaacTGCCACTTAGAATATCAGACTTGTCTTTCTTATTGTTATGTGCCATGCTGATCTCATCTATAGAACTTTTTTCCCTCTTATCCGTTGCCAAAttgtgttgattttttttttaattttaaaaagtttgtTTTTCAAACAATAGTTGTACATAAATGAACTTTCTTGAGACAGCCTTGAATATTCAACTTTGTATTTATTGAAGTCATTTGTATACAGAAACTATCTGGCAGTTAGTGTGTATCTTTGTtgacaagttttttttttcctttttgtaatttgaaatttaataaGGTGCTGCCCTTTTTTCCTTGTGGTATGTAGAGTTTGAAATCATAGAACTATTGATTTTAAAGATCTTAATTTGCACCAACAAACAAGGGGCTTGTAACTCAAGTGGATAAGAACATTTATTCATGCACCCAAGACGAGATTCTAGGTTCGATTTCCCCCGGAAAGTGATCATCTACCATTCTAATGGATTAATTTGGTATTTGCTTTTCATGGTTCTGTAGAGCATGCATAGAGCAACAGTTTCattctaataaataaaaaggacaCGTAGAATTATTTTGTACACAAACAGCAGCTTTGCAGTGAGTGAGACCACAATTTTCAAATTAGGTGAGGTCTCCAACCCTGTAATTTCAAGAAAGCGAGAGGAGGAGAAAATATGCATGAGTATGAAATGCTTGTGCCTTAATATTGTTTTAAGGGTTCAATTAAGTTCAGATTGATGATGGAttctattttctgtttctcTGTCTATTGAATGGGACAAACTTAAACCCCCACTAAGCAAGTCTAAAGCTTAATTTTCAGATGCAACCACGTTAAATAATCTCCTCCTTAATTATTATGAGATCCCAATAGAGAAAGACTTGTTCTTGGTTTCAAATTCTTCACCTAATCTCAGCAACATGATAGCTACACATTCACATGCATCTCTTTCTAGCTTGTGTTGTTTAAGTGTTTCTTAATTTAGAGGCAAAATGAAAGGCTCTTGCAATATTTTAAAGCCAAAATGGTAAAAGAATGAGGCAGTgtaacacaaaaaatatggACAGCACAACTGATTTTTCCAAAAGCAAATTGGGCAGAAActccaaaaccctaatccTTCGTTTTCAAGACTTGACATTCTGTCTTCCTCAAAACCCCTTTTGCTAATCTCTGATTTCAATTATAGTTAACTGTCACAATGGCCAAAACCTCAATCACTTTTACATCTTAATTTAGGATAATCATGTTCTATTATGACTAAGATGATATAGTAAACATCAGATGGATCTGGACCCACCATTTGTGTGGGAGAGGTTTTGTAGCTAAGAAATCAAGGCAATCAccctaattttaaaatattgggGAAAATTTGATGGGGGTGGGCAGAGATGAGGGTCATTATGTTTCTCTCACATGGCTTGTCACCAACCTCTTTGATCCCAACAGAGATGGTCTATTACTTCAACTGCAGGTGGGTCAAAAATGGTGCCATCTAGGACGATCTTGACCGTCCAATCTGTATAGGTCCTCGTCCATGTCAAATTAAAAGTCGGAAATGGCAATCACAAGAATCCAAATCTTTGCACGTTTTGTGGACCATAAATTCAAAAGTTTAAGATAGATATGACTCTAAAAGAGTGCAAGATTAACACACCTGGGTGGTACAGTGTGACATATTATCACAACATTAGCTGCCAAAATATTGTGTCcgtctttttatatttgagttcgattttcttttttatatattattctaGTTTAGAATATAAATTGTAGAGTTATTTAGACTTATTTAAAGTGGATAGTTATCAGTACAATTTATTCTAACGCATGTTGGACATAATCACTGCGGAATGAGTTTGATTTCGTAACGGCTGAAAGTATTGGGAAATTGCCTCCCCAATTAAAAGAAGAATGGCtgtcttcatttaattaattagagtattaatttccaaattaaGTGCATCAGCATTTGCAGAATGAAAAAATGCTACTTCCCCAACTTTCTTTTAGCAAGATTAATCATTGAATTATTGGTATATCACATGCAGCTTCAACTTCCAACACCTAACCTACAGCATTTGGCAACGTCCAAGCCAAGAATTTCAAAACAACTTCCCTAACAACTGTAGCCAAAATGAATGTACAAAAGTCACAACGCATACATGAAAttccacagagagagagagagagagagagagagcctaTAGATCAGTTAAATTTgaaactgaaaagaaaaaaataagaagaaagaaaagtaattggGAAAGTGCTTAGAGCTTGAGGGACAAGTCAAGCTTCTGCAATTCATCTTGCTTAGTCTTGAAATGGCCAACACTGCTATTCCACCACAACCCTCCAATTCCTTCGGTCACCGGAGAAAACTTCCGAACACTAGTACTATTCACAAACCTTCCAACGCCACCGCTCGACGATGATGACGACGATCCAACTCCCCCCTGCACATGAAAAACATTGTTCTGTGGTACAGCAAGCCGCCCAATTGCAGGTTGTTGATCAAGAGACTTTCTCAGGCATCCATTACTATTACTATTATGCCCTCCATAAAGACTAGTATTTGTGGAACCGAAGGTGTTTGATAATTGGTAACAAGGCTTGTGAATTGTAGAATGCACTTGAACACCAAGTGACCTGTTGAAAGAGCCATGCAGAGGGAGAGAGGCCATGCTAGAGAATCTGTGTGAGAGTAAACTTGGAAGCCTAACTACGGCATCTGCTGAGGCTGCAGTACAATTACTCTTGTGCCCTTTCTTGGCTagtgttctctctctcttatgaGCATTTTGGTGCCCTCCAAGTGCTTGTGAGCTGTAAAATTTCCTCTGGCAATAATTGCAGGAGAAAACCCTTGGCTCAGCAGcatcatgagcagttataccTTTAGGACTAGAAGTCTCTGGTGAAGAGTTTCCTGATGCGTTTGAATCAAAGCAGTTGATGAGATTGAGTTCTGGATTCGACCCGTGATCGCGTTCCTTGTTGGAGAGGCTTAGATCCAATAAAATATCAGTGTTTGGAGCTTGTGGTGGGTGTTCTTGATGATAATCATGTGCTTGTTGCATTTGTGGCTTTTGGGTTTCCATAATTGAGACTTTGTTCAGGCTTGGTGAGAGTATTTTGGAGCCTCTGAGACTGGGATGATGCTTGAAATTTTTAGGAGTGAGATATTGGTTCAGATGTTTGAGGCTTCATGTAGTAGTTTTGGACTAAAGAATGTGAGAATTTTCTCCCTCTGGGGTGATGGGTCTATGTAAAAATGGCATTTCCAAATTACAGAATGATACAATTTATAAGGAAAAAATCTGATGTGTAAGGTAAGGAATTGAAATTCCTAAATTACAGATGTACAGACCATAAAGTAAAAGTGTCGACTATCCAAAACAAGGTAACAAAATAAAGCTTATTGCTTATGAatctttacatatatatatatatctttcaatAGTCTATTATTATATACACAAGAAGAATACTATGTGTAGAAGGATACACCACTGTTTTACAGTTAAAAGGTCTTAATATATATAGCAAGACTTCAGGAAGAAGACTACTTGGaggagagcgagagagagagagagagagtggattCTATAAAGCATTTTTGATTGAAACCCATGAGGAACATCCATGTACCCCCCCAATTGGATGTTTTTTATACTTTTGTTTGTCTAATTCCCACTCTTGTCTCCttaacatttctttttctagacATACTATACACTCGTGGGTATAACCTATGACAGACTAGAGATCCAACATAaaggattttttctttttcttttttggtctgaGTTTTAGaaaagttttggtttttttaaaaaaaaaaaatacaaaccaaTTTGGAGGATTTAGTAGATGCATGTTGAAGAATGTAAATACTCGAGCTAATTAGTTGGAACATTTCTTGGTACATAATCCCATTTAGTTGTTGGAAGCAAACCACACATCTAAGTTCCAATCTGGATTACTTGGAAAATTCTTCTTGACAATCCTATTCATATCTAggattttatttgaaaagCAAACCAAACATTTAATTTCCAAACcacaaacctttttttttatatttttaatacaagcgatagtctaaattacaagGGAGATagagtttctcacacacacacgctATCAAAATATCATGGGGGTTCAAACATGATAGCATTGTTCTGCAAGCATAGTCAAGATCATTTTTTACTCAGCTAGACCTCGTTAGTCCAAACCACACACCTTTAACAAACTTTAGATGTATTAGTTTGGGCCAACCCTATTTCAGCATTCTTAGCTTTTGAGTCTTATATGCTTTTGAGCCTACCTTTTTTAAAACATACATGCGCAAATTATTGA
It encodes:
- the LOC18783491 gene encoding LOW QUALITY PROTEIN: zinc finger protein 1 (The sequence of the model RefSeq protein was modified relative to this genomic sequence to represent the inferred CDS: deleted 4 bases in 2 codons); this translates as MKPQTSEPISLLKISSIIPVSEAPKLSPSLNKVSIMETQKPQMQQAHDYHQEHPPQAPNTDILLDLSLSNKERDHGSNPELNLINCFDSNASGNSSPETSSPKGITAHDAAEPRVFSCNYCQRKFYSSQALGGHQNAHKRERTLAKKGHKSNCTAASADAVVRLPSLLSHRFSSMASLPLHGSFNRSLGVQVHSTIHKPCYQLSNTFGSTNTSLYGGHNSNSNGCLRKSLDQQPAIGRLAVPQNNVFHVQGGVGSSSSSSSGGVGRFVNSTSVRKFSPVTEGIGGLWWNSSVGHFKTKQDELQKLDLSLKL
- the LOC18782587 gene encoding uncharacterized protein At2g39795, mitochondrial, with the protein product MARLIRPLRKCILSPLSSSSSSKILAQQIPTLHFAHEEQVSLLNPKLLPPQCLRTYISEMRKSAFEGHVLRLLRNEIQYELDRSTPNQPVTKFKSFTVNDRPGEQWISLRRKFEENEDIKIEATMFDGAVPAPKSSGLGKEVQLHITMIVNISKKEGGNVLEIMCSVWPDTIEINKLFVREPDNMPAQAYVGPEFKELDDELQDALYEFSEARGINDDLAVFLHEYMKNKDKTEFIRWMGTVKSVIEKK